In a single window of the Candidatus Zixiibacteriota bacterium genome:
- a CDS encoding dienelactone hydrolase family protein, with protein MRILTAVFFSIFVTAVSYAALKTETVEYREGSTVLEGFLAYDDASSNSRPGVLIVHEWMGINDYTKRRAVMLAEMGYVAFAADIFGKGVRPTSVQEASEQAAKYKGDRPLLRARALAGLEQLKKNRLVDPKKIAAIGYCFGGTTALELARAGADVAGVVSFHGGLDMPNPDDTKNIKAKVLICHGGDDPYVPTEQVADFQNQLRQARVDWQFIAYGGAVHSFTNPDAGNDPSKGAAYNANADRRSWEAMKQFFAEIFK; from the coding sequence ATGAGAATCTTAACAGCAGTTTTTTTCAGCATATTTGTAACGGCAGTATCTTATGCCGCGTTGAAAACCGAGACGGTAGAATACAGGGAAGGTAGCACCGTTCTGGAAGGATTTCTGGCTTATGATGACGCCTCATCTAATTCCCGTCCCGGCGTACTTATCGTGCATGAATGGATGGGGATCAATGATTATACGAAGCGACGGGCGGTGATGCTTGCCGAGATGGGGTATGTCGCCTTCGCGGCTGATATTTTCGGCAAAGGAGTGCGCCCAACCAGCGTTCAGGAAGCCTCGGAGCAGGCGGCAAAATATAAAGGGGACAGACCGTTATTGCGGGCACGGGCACTGGCGGGATTGGAGCAGTTGAAAAAGAATCGTCTGGTTGACCCAAAGAAGATTGCCGCTATCGGATACTGCTTCGGCGGTACGACCGCACTGGAGCTTGCCCGCGCCGGTGCCGATGTTGCCGGGGTGGTCAGTTTTCACGGGGGGCTGGATATGCCCAACCCGGATGATACCAAAAATATCAAAGCGAAAGTCTTGATTTGCCACGGCGGCGATGACCCCTATGTCCCGACCGAGCAGGTGGCTGATTTTCAGAATCAGTTACGTCAGGCAAGAGTTGACTGGCAGTTTATTGCGTACGGCGGAGCGGTGCATAGTTTCACCAATCCCGACGCCGGCAACGACCCCTCTAAAGGAGCCGCCTACAATGCTAATGCCGATCGTCGCAGTTGGGAGGCAATGAAGCAATTCTTCGCAGAAATATTCAAATAA